The following are from one region of the Silene latifolia isolate original U9 population chromosome 9, ASM4854445v1, whole genome shotgun sequence genome:
- the LOC141601635 gene encoding uncharacterized protein LOC141601635, whose product MCAARLASWARERFGDVKKRIREKEADLEHWERQPPSADMLSRCRDIVKEVDELRRKVETYWYTRARKYELRDGDKNTNYFHHKAKQRKKRNTIVGIENDNGGSCTNEADISKVVISDDINQALDSPIIDEEVKAALFGKHPNKASGSDGMHAFSPKKIMEYCPISLCNVVYKRISKILANRLKPFLNGFISENQSAFTPGRIITDNALVAIEIFHAMKRSGEGRNKSIALKHDMSKAYDWVMTCVATVAHSFLINEKVSCVVTPSRGSCLGDPISPYLFLLCGDVFSYLIKDAVDKGKLHGLRVCRGAPRISHLFFADDSILIARANMRECSTVAKIISTYERASGQKNNYSKSEVVFSKKGIIEELHMLMAKFWWGTTKGKRKIQGWRWDKLCRPKARGGMGFRDLRVFNQALLAKQVWRLMTNLESLAGRLIKARWRVGNGESIKVWEDHWLLGERGSRVPLPNVEADPSIRVAALIDVVTGLWRGEMLSLLLSEAEIDLVHEILLSKRMSADQLFRWPSRSGEYTVKSGYWLGMGLSLPGDGQSDTGAGEGLWTGIWGLKVPPSSFTLYGGHAHECLRCQWRRSFWAASDFDEILEEAPGTSFSKWVMWALHKMVGEEKQRCGALIWAFWTIKNSRIFVEEQCNSEVLIMGFARLVAVYQRNASTGLIRASNGVGEDVGRNAWVPPEQGTIKNNSDAAILGDTDVGFEYRDDELEFKLDSNEINYLGF is encoded by the exons ATGTGTGCGGCGAGGCTAGCGAGCTGGGCAAGGGAACGATTTGGAGATGTAAAGAAAAGAATTAGAGAGAAGGAGGCTGACTTGGAACATTGGGAGCGACAACCACCATCGGCAGATATGTTGTCTCGTTGTCGGGATATTGTTAAGGAGGTGGACGAGCTAAGAAGAAAAGTTGAGACGTATTGGTACACAAGGGCTCGTAAATATGAACTGCGCGACGGGGATAAAAATACGAACTACTTCCACCATAAGGCAAAGCAACGCAAGAAAAGGAATACTATTGTGGGAATCGAAAATGATAATGGGGGCTCGTGTACGAATGAAGCGGATATTTCGAAAGTG GTAATTTCTGATGATATAAACCAGGCTCTGGATAGCCCGATAATAGACGAGGAAGTGAAGGCAGCCTTATTTGGTAAGCATCCAAATAAAGCGTCGGGGTCTGATGGCATGCACGCTTT CTCTCCGAAGAAAATTATGGAGTATTGTCCCATAAGCCTATGTAATGTTGTGTATAAACGCATCTCGAAGATCCTGGCAAATCGTCTTAAACCTTTCTTGAATGGTTTTATTTCTGAGAACCAAAGTGCCTTTACACCAGGAAGAATTATTACCGACAATGCCCTTGTTGCTATTGAAATTTTTCATGCGATGAAGCGAAGTGGGGAAGGTAGAAACAAGAGTATTGCACTCAAACATGACATGAGTAAGGCGTATGATTGGGTCATGACTTGTGTCGCAACGGTCGCGCACTCTTTTCTTATTAATGAGAAGGTGTCGTGCGTGGTGACGCCGAGCAGAGGCTCATGCCTAGGGGACCCCATTTCTCCCTATTTATTCCTCTTGTGTGGCGATGTGTTCTCATACTTAATCAAGGATGCGGTTGATAAGGGGAAGCTGCATGGGTTGAGGGTTTGCCGAGGAGCCCCGAGGATATCCCACCTTTTCTTTGCAGATGATAGTATACTTATTGCAAGGGCAAATATGAGAGAATGCTCGACAGTCGCTAAGATTATCAGTACATATGAAAGAGCATCTGGACAGAAAAATAATTATTCTAAATCGGAAGTGGTCTTTAGCAAAAAG GGGATTATAGAGGAGTTGCACATGCTGATGGCCAAGTTTTGGTGGGGGACTACGAAGGGAAAGAGGAAAATCCAAGGGTGGCGATGGGATAAACTATGTAGGCCGAAAGCAAGGGGAGGAATGGGGTTTAGAGATTTACGTGTCTTCAACCAGGCCTTGTTAGCGAAGCAGGTATGGAGGCTTATGACGAATCTGGAGTCACTGGCAGGAAGATTAATTAAAGCAAG ATGGAGGGTGGGGAATGGTGAGTCGATCAAAGTGTGGGAAGATCATTGGCTGCTAGGGGAGAGAGGTAGCCGAGTGCCACTTCCAAATGTCGAGGCAGATCCGTCTATTAGGGTTGCGGCGCTTATCGATGTTGTTACTGGTTTATGGAGGGGGGAGATGCTGAGTTTGCTACTATCGGAGGCTGAGATTGACCTGGTACACGAAATTCTTTTGAGCAAGAGGATGTCGGCTGATCAATTGTTTAGGTGGCCGTCGAGGAGTGGTGAGTATACAGTTAAGTCGGGTTATTGGTTAGGGATGGGACTCAGCTTACCTGGTGATGGCCAGTCTGATACGGGAGCGGGGGAGGGGTTGTGGACAGGGATATGGGGGTTGAAGGTTCCTCCAAGCTCATTCACTTTATATGGAGGGCATGCACATGAATGCTTGCG ATGTCAATGGAGAAGAAGCTTTTGGGCTGCCAGCGACTTTGATGAGATTTTGGAGGAGGCACCAGGTACGTCTTTCTCGAAATGGGTGATGTGGGCTCTGCATAAGATGGTGGGTGAGGAGAAGCAAAGGTGCGGAGCACTGATATGGGCATTTTGGACGATCAAAAACTCACGAATTTTTGTGGAGGAACAGTGCAATTCGGAAGTGCTGATTATGGGGTTTGCGCGATTGGTTGCTGTGTATCAGAGGAATGCCAGTACGGGGCTGATACGGGCGAGTAATGGGGTAGGGGAAGATGTAGGAAGGAATGCGTGGGTGCCACCTGAACAGGGGACGATAAAGAACAACTCTGATGCGGCGATCTTAGGAGATACGGATGTGGGTTTTGAGTACAGGGATGATGAATTAGAGTTTAAATTAGATTCAAACGAGATTAATTATTTAGGGTTTTGA
- the LOC141601636 gene encoding uncharacterized protein LOC141601636 yields METMISARELEKIRNSCGFSSGICVSSRGRSGGLGLWWRDIDAHLILYNKDHIMVEVLDVNKVAAWRAVGVYGWPETSNKHKTWDLMRRICDSSQVQLILFRDFNEILSTTEKEGGATRRESRMDAFREVIDDCALHDLEYRGNIFTWQRGREVATMVREWLDRAVATMEQSYLFSTTFVKHYPIYSFDHSAIIIKQEEGQRRTFGRRGFKFEPFLVVDDQCREVVKEAWGRKLEGIYLTR; encoded by the coding sequence ATGGAGACAATGATTAGTGCGAGGGAGCTGGAAAAAATACGTAATAGTTGCGGTTTCTCTTCTGGTATTTGTGTTAGTAGTAGGGGACGGTCTGGTGGACTAGGGTTATGGTGGAGAGATATTGATGCCCATTTAATATTGTATAATAAAGATCATATTATGGTGGAGGTTCTAGACGTTAATAAAGTTGCAGCTTGGAGAGCGGTGGGAGTTTATGGGTGGCCTGAAACGAGTAATAAACATAAGACATGGGATTTGATGAGGAGAATCTGTGATAGCAGCCAAGTTCAGCTGATTTTGTTCAGGGATTTTAATGAAATTCTTAGTACAACTGAGAAGGAGGGTGGAGCGACGAGAAGGGAGAGTCGGATGGATGCTTTTCGTGAAGTTATTGATGATTGTGCTCTTCATGATTTGGAATATAGGGGCAATATATTTACATGGCAAAGAGGTCGCGAGGTGGCTACGATGGTTCGGGAATGGCTTGATAGAGCTGTAGCTACAATGGAGCAGAGCTATCTTTTTTCTACTACCTTTGTGAAGCATTATCCTATATATTCGTTTGATCATTCCGCTATTATTATAAAACAAGAGGAGGGGCAGCGTAGAACGTTTGGGAGACGGGGTTTCAAGTTTGAGCCTTTTTTGGTAGTTGATGACCAGTGTAGAGAAGTCGTGAAGGAGGCGTGGGGGAGGAAGCTGGAGGGGATATACCTGACAAGGTAG